One Dromiciops gliroides isolate mDroGli1 chromosome 3, mDroGli1.pri, whole genome shotgun sequence DNA segment encodes these proteins:
- the LOC122751789 gene encoding 40S ribosomal protein S19-like, translating to MPRVTVKDVNQQEFVWALAAFLKKSGKLKVPEWVVTVKLAKHKELAPYDENWFYTRAAHHLYLRGGAGVGSMTKIYGRRQRNRVMPSHFSRGSKSVAPGVLQALEGLKMVEKDQDGGGKLTPQGRRDLDRIAGQLAAANKKH from the coding sequence ATGCCCAGAGTCACGGTGAAGGACGTGAACCAGCAGGAGTTCGTCTGGGCCCTGGCTGCCTTCCTGAAAAAGTCAGGGAAGCTGAAAGTCCCCGAATGGGTGGTCACGGTGAAGCTGGCCAAACACAAGGAGCTGGCACCCTATGATGAGAACTGGTTCTACACCCGGGCTGCCCACCACTTGTACCTCCGAGGCGGGGCAGGGGTGGGATCCATGACCAAGATCTACGGCAGGCGCCAGCGCAACAGGGTCATGCCCAGTCACTTCAGCAGAGGCTCCAAGAGCGTGGCCCCGGGGGTCCTGCAGGCCCTGGAAGGCCTCAAGATGGTGGAAAAGGACCAGGATGGGGGCGGGAAGCTGACACCTCAGGGACGGAGAGACCTGGACAGAATCGCCGGACAGCTGGCTGCTGCCAACAAGAAACATTAG